Proteins encoded within one genomic window of Fragaria vesca subsp. vesca linkage group LG1, FraVesHawaii_1.0, whole genome shotgun sequence:
- the LOC101294305 gene encoding uncharacterized protein LOC101294305, producing the protein MDNGYDRKFADKFSGLAISGAGDPIGGANNNHGNNDSSLFQVIKAVEAAEATIKQQVEENIRLRTELQNKILELDRFKVEESGAQRPRADDPWFERVQGSYEAHQPVPPVGSQEDRNRSAVNTSGLDPSGRLVLHQESLKPNADAPLQSNAETQSSSSKINGTMKELPGSQQPVDNAGFSHLSSPSTTSFSPGRFNTQGEYDPRFPFSGQGLMPITELNPRSLWKQDLIVKTREHEDEIMQLRRHLSDYSIKEAQIRNEKYVLEKRIAYMRLAFDQQQQDLVDAASKALSYRQDIIEENIRLTYALQDAQQERSTFVSSLLPLLAEYSLQPLVLDAQSIVSNVKVLFKHLQEKLLLTEAKLKESQYHVRPWNSELNNSNIPMQSPSRSFGAALTTTHKNGLELVPQQTYSQGKVPVSASDVQTTRDWDLLGHDQSALDGVVSRNVEPNDLGRYSPFASRNSAARDTPTQLDVIRGDAPITRYSEETTNKQVTFRDPVRNTELDDQDPEGNQHEREMSTNWSPGNTPYTTAPDEPGSSYHFLPPVLEEPSSSFSEAADDDPLPAIENLQISGEAFPGRELQACGYSINGTTSCNFEWVRHMEDGSVNYIEGAKQPNYLITADDVDTYLAIEVQPLDNRKRKGELVKVFANENRKIPCDPEMQAELQKILNQGHSSFKVYQSTGYLDIWEPAILAIKKDSYSIKCTGPTGTVITEKFSPTTSVGIPYGSPTEFVLTDSGGGQRLLKTDNDQADYSCSRDTVVLTLRMFILKASERKKRKKRGLIF; encoded by the exons ATGGATAACGGTTACGATCGGAAATTCGCAGACAAGTTCTCGGGGCTGGCGATTTCCGGCGCCGGTGATCCTATTGGTGGAGCGAACAACAACCACGGCAACAATGATAGCAGCTTGTTTCAGGTCATAAAGGCGGTGGAAGCTGCGGAGGCAACGATTAAGCAACAGGTGGAGGAGAACATCCGATTGAGGACTGAGCTTCAGAACAAGATTCTTGAGCTGGATAGATTT AAAGTAGAGGAATCTGGTGCGCAAAGGCCGCGTGCCGATGATCCTTGGTTTGAGCGGGTCCAAGGATCGTATGAAGCTCATCAACCAGTTCCCCCTGTCGGTAGTCAAGAAGATAGGAATAGGAGTGCGGTCAATACTTCTGGACTTGATCCATCTGGTAGACTAGTTCTACACCAAGAGAGTTTGAAGCCAAATGCTGATGCTCCTCTACAAAGTAATGCGGAAACCCAGTCCTCAAGCAGCAAGATCAATGGGACCATGAAGGAACTTCCGGGTAGTCAGCAGCCTGTGGATAATGCCGGCTTCTCTCACTTATCTTCACCATCCACAACATCCTTCTCTCCGGGAAG GTTTAACACACAAGGAGAATATGATCCAAGGTTCCCTTTTTCTGGACAAGGGTTGATGCCTATAACTGAATTAAATCCTAGAAGCCTCTGGAAGCAG GATCTTATTGTCAAGACTCGTGAGCATGAAGATGAGATCATGCAATTACGGAGACATCTGTCTGATTATTCCATAAAG GAAGCACAAATACGCAACGAAAAATATGTCCTTGAGAAGCGCATTGCTTATATGCGTCTG GCCTTTGATCAACAGCAACAGGATCTTGTAGATGCTGCATCGAAAGCTCTATCTTACCGACAAGACATAATTGAGGAAAATATACGCCTCACATATGCATTACAG GATGCACAGCAAGAGAGATCGACATTTGTTTCATCCTTGCTCCCACTTCTTGCAGAGTACTCTTTGCAGCCTCTAGTTCTTGATGCCCAATCAATTGTCAGCAATGTCAAG GTTCTTTTTAAACATTTGCAAGAAAAGCTCCTTCTTACTGAG GCAAAACTAAAGGAGTCACAGTATCATGTACGACCCTGGAACTCAGAGTTGAATAACTCTAACATTCCCATGCAGTCGCCTTCACGCTCTTTTGGTGCAGCATTGACAACTACT CACAAAAATGGGCTTGAACTAGTTCCTCAGCAAACATATTCCCAGGGAAAAGTACCAGTTTCAGCTTCGGATGTTCAGACCACCAGGGATTGGGATCTATTGGGTCATGATCAGAGTGCTTTGGATGGTGTTGTCAGTAGGAATGTGGAACCCAATGACCTGGGGAGGTATTCACCTTTTGCTAGCAG GAATTCTGCAGCACGAGATACACCTACTCAGCTTGATGTTATCCGCGGTGATGCACCAATAACTCGTTATAGTGAAGAAACCACCAATAAACAGGTCACATTTCGTGATCCTGTTAGGAACACAGAGCTCGATGATCAAGATCCTGAGGGAAACCAACATGAGAGAGAAATGTCAACAAATTGGAGTCCAGGAAACACTCCTTACACAACTGCACCTGATGAGCCCGGTTCCTCGTATCATTTTCTACCGCCAGTTCTTGAAGAGCCGTCTTCTTCATTTTCTGAGG CTGCAGATGATGATCCATTACCAGCTATTGAGAACCTTCAAATTTCAGGAGAAGCTTTTCCAGGGAGAGAACTTCAAGCATGCGGGTACTCTATTAATGGGACAACCAGTTGCAATTTTGAG TGGGTACGCCATATGGAAGATGGATCAGTTAATTATATCGAAG GAGCAAAGCAACCAAACTATCTAATTACTGCGGATGATGTTGATACATATCTTGCTATTGAAGTCCAGCCTCTTGATAACAGGAAGCGCAAG GGAGAGCTTGTAAAAGTTTTTGCGAATGAGAACAGAAAGATTCCTTGTG ATCCTGAAATGCAAGCCGAGTTACAGAAGATTCTTAATCAAGGTCATTCTTCATTTAAAGTATATCAGTCG ACGGGATATCTTGATATATGGGAACCTGCTATATTGGCCATTAAGAAGGACAGTTACAGCATTAAATGTACCGGGCCCACTGGTACTGTAATCACTGAAAAGTTTTCGCCGACAACTAGT GTTGGAATCCCATATGGAAGCCCTACAGAGTTCGTGCTAACTGATTCTGGTGGTGGTCAGCGTCTCCTAAAAACCGACAATGACCAGGCAGATTATAGCTG TTCTAGAGATACAGTTGTGCTCACATTGAGAATGTTTATCCTAAAG GCAAGTGAGAGAAAGAAAAGGAAAAAGAGAGGACTTATCTTTTAA